A region from the Triticum urartu cultivar G1812 chromosome 1, Tu2.1, whole genome shotgun sequence genome encodes:
- the LOC125540036 gene encoding S-type anion channel SLAH2-like — MATREVSIQMAGVLDGQPGCALSRESLVVRAVPRTAGASLMEAADAVAAADKMTKDAAGAAQDETRCSVSFSVPGSPSGLHLAQLSMPPLVCAGDADVGTAPVLPTESKVPWERDRRFDHFKTFYGGLERQLSNLRGVPQDTDVEKGAASKISEEDIDKDGEMPTADRYFAALEGPELETLRSTEVAVLPKDETWPFLLRFPISAFGMCLGVSSQAMLWKTLESEPSTKFLHVHPVVNHVLWWISVALMVVVSITYLLKIVFYFEAVRREFHHPVRANFFFAPWIACLFLVKGVPHPVWEIHHAVWYVLMAPILCLDLKIYGQWMSSDERRLSKVANPSNHLAVVGNFVGALLGARMGLRELPIFFFAVGLAHYVVLFVTLYQRLPTNVQLPKELHPVFFLFVAAPSVASMAWTRISREFNDGAKLLYFVSLFLYMSLVARVNLFRGFRFSLAWWAYTFPMTSVALATVLYASKVDNVLTRALAVGLSGTAVVTVTGVLATTMYHAFVRKDLFPNDVSIAITRRRPKFSKILAHLRPSSYDVKELVLSVPNFSSYSKQGAYSDSGANSRMNISAGESPMAHGHGREECETVGAKHVA, encoded by the exons ATGGCAACGAGGGAGGTCAGCATCCAGATGGCGGGGGTACTGGACGGCCAGCCGGGGTGCGCTCTGTCCCGGGAGTCGCTTGTCGTCCGTGCCGTGCCGCGGACAGCCGGCGCTTCTTTGATGGAGGCTGCAGACGCAGTCGCCGCCGCCGACAAGATGACCAAAGACGCGGCCGGGGCGGCTCAGGATGAGACGCGGTGCTCTGTCTCGTTCAGCGTGCCAGGCTCGCCGTCGGGGCTCCACCTTGCGCAGCTCAGCATGCCGCCGTTAGTCTGCGCCGGTGATGCCGATGTGGGCACCGCTCCTGTGCTGCCGACCGAGTCAAAGGTCCCGTGGGAGCGAGACCGGCGGTTTGACCACTTCAAGACGTTCTATGGCGGCCTTGAACGGCAGCTCTCCAACCTCCGCGGGGTGCCACAGGACACCGACGTCGAGAAAGGTGCGGCGTCAAAGATCTCAGAGGAGGACATCGACAAGGACGGTGAGATGCCCACTGCTGACCGCTACTTCGCCGCGCTCGAAGGCCCCGAGCTCGAGACCCTCCGT TCGACAGAGGTGGCGGTCCTGCCTAAGGACGAGACATGGCCGTTCCTGCTCCGGTTTCCAATTAGCGCCTTTGGGATGTGCCTTGGCGTGAGCAGCCAGGCGATGTTGTGGAAGACCCTGGAGTCGGAGCCCTCCACGAAGTTCCTTCACGTGCATCCGGTCGTCAACCACGTCCTCTGGTGGATCTCCGTCGCACTCATGGTGGTCGTCTCCATCACCTACCTCTTGAAGATCGTCTTCTACTTCGAGGCTGTCCGCCGTGAGTTCCACCACCCTGTGCGCGCCAACTTCTTCTTTGCGCCATGGATCGCCTGCCTCTTCCTTGTCAAGGGTGTGCCGCATCCGGTGTGGGAGATCCACCACGCCGTCTGGTACGTGCTAATGGCGCCCATCCTGTGCCTCGACCTCAAAATCTACGGACAATGGATGTCTAGCGACGAGCGACGCCTCTCTAAGGTGGCCAACCCATCGAACCATCTCGCCGTCGTTGGCAACTTCGTCGGTGCACTGCTTGGCGCTAGGATGGGCCTCCGGGAGCTGCCCATCTTCTTCTTTGCTGTCGGGTTGGCCCACTATGTGGTGCTCTTCGTCACTCTCTATCAGCGGCTCCCTACCAACGTGCAGCTCCCCAAGGAGCTCCACCCAGTTTTTTTCCTCTTCGTCGCTGCACCTAGCGTCGCGTCCATGGCGTGGACAAGGATCTCTAGAGAGTTCAACGATGGCGCTAAGCTCCTTTACTTCGTCTCGCTATTCCTCTACATGTCGTTGGTGGCGCGCGTCAACCTCTTTCGGGGATTTAGGTTCTCCCTGGCATGGTGGGCGTACACATTCCCAATGACAAGTGTGGCCTTGGCAACGGTATTGTATGCATCGAAGGTAGACAACGTGCTGACACGGGCACTGGCAGTCGGGTTGTCAGGAACCGCCGTTGTCACAGTCACCGGCGTGTTAGCCACCACCATGTACCACGCCTTCGTGCGCAAGGACCTCTTCCCCAATGATGTGTCCATCGCCATCACGCGGCGACGGCCCAAGTTTAGCAAGATCCTCGCGCATCTCCGGCCATCAAGTTATGATGTCAAGGAGCTCGTTCTCTCCGTCCCAAATTTCAGTTCCTATTCCAAGCAGGGCGCCTACTCTGACTCTGGCGCCAACTCCAGGATGAACATCAGTGCCGGTGAGTCTCCAATGGCACACGGGCACGGAAGAGAAGAATGTGAGACGGTAGGTGCAAAACATGTTGCTTAG